A portion of the Symphalangus syndactylus isolate Jambi chromosome 13, NHGRI_mSymSyn1-v2.1_pri, whole genome shotgun sequence genome contains these proteins:
- the LOC129460192 gene encoding uncharacterized protein produces the protein MGLDTRCAGLGMASLWLSPTVAGDRQMYCILAGNWTRASSALTISISMPRCAQVALQLQGDPQGKEEVLLLDAKLKSCVTFEESLYGSICEMGGQLALPGGAAKEFNLILSRKDENTSWPCLPFSVQSFVLLRMKETGAYTCLLGVPSGLAAGLGGTPGPSWLAGTELTGPWGHPPCQLEGRRFLTPSGPNLAQLGWTGWWLPTLVPEVEVGETQPAPPIPSLLVPPTHLGPASSLPRSHWPSLPRPAPSRSRHIKAPRPGLPTSTRRGPASARPSRGPGRGDGGGWCRSSRAPAPSPTVQTVAAAILTARPFPPDCDYRDTRRPGPAAHPGPANHPGAALVTSASPHFCLRKGFSELRHAPGAWPGVIGGGRRSDWTAPGLAPKLLVPMHAFQHPLDFPAI, from the exons ATGGGTCTTGACACCAGAT GTGCCGGGCTGGGCATGGCCTCCCTCTGGCTCAGCCCCACTGTAGCAGGGGATCGGCAGATG TACTGCATCCTGGCTGGCAACTGGACCAGAGCCTCTTCTGCACTAACAATCAGCATCTCTATGCCACGATGTGCCCAGGTCGCCCTCCAGCTGCAGGGTGACCCTCAAGGGAAGGAGGAG GTTCTGCTCTTGGATGCCAAACTCAAGAG ctgtgtgacttttgaGGAGAGCCTCTACGGCTCCATATGTGAAATGGGGGGACAGCTGGCCCTACCAGGTGGGGCTGCTAAGGAGTTCAACCTGATCCT TTCCAGGAAAGATGAAAATACCTCCTGGCCCTGCCTCCCTTTCAGCGTCCAGAGCTTTGTGCTGCTGAGGATGAAGGAAACAGGAGCTTACACTTGCCTCTTGGGTGTGCCCTCTGGGCTTGCGGCAGGCTTGGGAGGGACTCCAGGACCCTCCTGGCTGGCGGGAACAGAGCTGACAGGGCCCTGGGGCCACCCTCCCTGCCAG TTAGAGGGGAGGAGGTTCCTCACACCATCGGGTCCAAATCTGGCCCAGCTCGG GTGGACCGGGTGGTGGCTGCCCACCCTGGTTCCCGAGGTGGAGGTTGGGGAGACCCAGCCGGCCCCGCCCATACCTTCCCTCCTGGTCCcgcccacccaccttggccccgcCTCGTCCCTCCCTCGCTCCCATTGGCCCAGCCTCCCCAGGCCCGCCCCTTCGCGCTCCCGACATATAAAAGCCCCCCGCCCCGGCCTTCCGACCTCCACTCGCCGCGGGCCTGCGAGCGCCCGCCCCTCGCGGGGGCCGGGCCGCGGGGACGGGGGCGGGTGGTGTCGTTCCAGCCGGGCCCCGGCCCCCTCCCCCACGGTCCAGACAGTCGCCGCCGCCATTTTGACCGCCCGCCCCTTTCCCCCGGACTGTGATTACAGAGACACCCGCCGCCCCGGCCCCGCCGCCCACCCCGGCCCGGCCAACCACCCCGGGGCCGCCCTGGTTACCTCCGCTTCTCCCCACTTCTGTCTGCGGAAAGGCTTTTCGGAG TTACGTCACGCGCCGGGGGCGTGGCCCGGGGTGATTGGCGGCGGTCGGAGAAGTGATTGGACGGCGCCAGGCCTTGCCCCTAAACTATTGGTTCCGATGCACGCTTTTCAACACCCTCTCGACTTCCCGGCGATCTGA